A DNA window from Gigantopelta aegis isolate Gae_Host chromosome 4, Gae_host_genome, whole genome shotgun sequence contains the following coding sequences:
- the LOC121371978 gene encoding uncharacterized protein LOC121371978, with amino-acid sequence MLLNHPPPDAEHHMPTILYRKENRPSVVAKDKKMRRDHHVYCERNLLENNLCVRLKKPYSAISRDVESREAKEIFHLTNIDDEIKPTRHKHTKRQKSTDTDMAVNARERLVSWAADAEARLPDIQQSHGHPEVSVPRETVEYTPKKDMIPYALKPREESFPKLDALGMQWISSSSVKMMKLNGVFQPVNKYEKPRQNHSSCELPLSKTIHEYETLLLPVKEKTFTKSSNRHGNADSRQKGGMRVSWTGNISRQQTDISTKSQNRKKAVKSGASQDHKEADGFGSILDQKSEDIAGSNLEHNQTEDASGKSTFLCNRTRAVTAKSSFSDKADSLCCPFKKPTYHSGKTRVKTVGVKWAIPRRGGVGGGVKRLFTQSAPLSRCTSKDLHPVTTAMNREGTSLEKTRGKVITSSCSYNTHDYWMETLKSLKSPSFGLESNLRGLMIDTARDLYVPGFDSMYVMVGESSPSL; translated from the coding sequence ATGTTACTTAACCATCCGCCTCCAGACGCTGAACACCACATGCCAACAATTCTGTATAGAAAAGAAAACCGACCATCGGTAGTCGCAAAAGACAAGAAGATGAGACGTGACCATCATGTCTACTGCGAAAGGAACCTTCTTGAAAACAACTTATGTGTCAGGTTAAAAAAGCCTTACAGCGCCATCAGCCGAGATGTGGAAAGTAGGGAAGCAAAAGAGATTTTCCATTTGACAAACATCGACGACGAAATAAAACCCACACGTCACAAGCACACGAAGAGACAAAAAAGCACCGACACGGATATGGCTGTTAATGCTCGCGAACGTCTCGTTAGTTGGGCAGCAGATGCCGAGGCACGTCTACCCGATATTCAGCAATCTCATGGTCATCCTGAAGTCTCTGTTCCAAGGGAGACGGTGGAATACACTCCAAAGAAAGACATGATACCATACGCTCTGAAGCCAAGAGAAGAGAGTTTTCCCAAGTTAGATGCTCTCGGTATGCAATGGATATCGTCCAGCAGCGTCAAGATGATGAAGCTGAATGGGGTTTTCCAGCCGGTAAACAAATACGAGAAACCACGACAGAACCACAGTTCTTGTGAGCTGCCACTATCAAAAACAATTCACGAATACGAAACACTGCTGTTGCCCGTTAAAGAAAAGACATTTACAAAGTCCAGTAACCGACACGGCAATGCAGATTCTAGACAAAAAGGAGGAATGCGCGTTTCTTGGACCGGCAACATCAGCCGCCAGCAAACGGACATCTCTACTAAAAGCCAGAACCGGAAAAAAGCGGTCAAATCAGGAGCTAGCCAGGACCATAAAGAAGCAGACGGCTTTGGAAGCATTCTAGATCAAAAGAGTGAAGACATCGCTGGAAGCAACCTAGAACACAACCAAACGGAAGACGCCTCTGGAAAGAGTACTTTTCTCTGTAACCGGACACGCGCAGTGACAGCCAAATCCTCTTTCAGTGACAAAGCAGATTCTTTGTGTTGCCCGTTCAAAAAGCCAACGTATCATTCTGGAAAAACTAGAGTAAAGACTGTTGGAGTGAAATGGGCGATCCCCAGGCGAGGAGGTGTTGGTGGGGGCGTTAAGCGACTGTTCACGCAGAGCGCCCCACTGTCACGCTGCACGTCCAAGGACCTGCATCCCGTTACCACGGCGATGAACAGGGAAGGTACGTCGCTGGAGAAAACCAGAGGGAAGGTGATTACGTCTTCGTGTTCGTACAATACGCATGATTACTGGATGGAAACGTTGAAATCGCTGAAGAGTCCTTCGTTCGGTTTAGAATCCAATCTTCGAGGTCTGATGATTGACACGGCGCGTGACCTTTACGTTCCAGGTTTTGATTCTATGTATGTCATGGTGGGAGAGTCGTCGCCGTCGTTGTAG